The DNA region TAATCGCATACAGTTCACTCCCGACCTGCTACCGAGCGACATCACTGGCAGTTCGATTTATCGCAGTGACGACCAGAAATTTCAATTTACGCCGGGTCCGATCTTCGCCAACGTCGTCTTGGCAGACGAAATCAACCGCGCGCCGCCACGAACTCAATCGGCATTGTTGGAAGCGATGAGCGACGGCCAAGTCAGCGTCGACGGTAAAACCTACGTCTTACCACAACCATTCATCGTTGTAGCGACGCAGAATCCGTACGAGTTCGAAGGCACCTATATTTTGCCCGAAAGCCAAATGGATCGGTTCCTGATGCGAACGAGCGTCGGTTACCCAGAACCGGAACATGAACGAAGGGTTTTGCAATCGCATCGCGACGGTGAACCGGTTGATTCGATCCACAGTGTAGTGACCGCCGATGACGTGCTTAAGGCGCAATCTGCGGTACGGCAGGTGCGATTCGACGAGTCACTTCAAGACTATTTGTTAAAAATAGTGGTCGCAACGCGAACGAGTGCTGATTTCCGTCTGGGGGTAAGCACACGAGCTGCACTAAGCTTTTACCGTGGTTGTCAAGCGAGAGCGGTGACCGAACAACGTGACTTCGTCATTCCCGATGACATCAAGGCCCTGGCAGTGAGCACCTTGTCACACCGCGTCCAATTGGATGACTTCGCGACGCAGTCATCGCGTTTGGTCGTCGAAGAAATGATCACGCAACTGTTGGAAACCATTCCCGTTCCGGTGTAGCGTTACCCTCATTGCGTCAACCGGATCGACCGCTTTACAAAACTTTGTAGAAACGGTCTGTCGATCGTCTTCGTCGATATTCGCCTGCGATCGGGGAGGCCATCACGGGTCGGAAAATACGTCAAAGACTGACCTTTGGCGAGACGAACTCTCGACGCAACCGACGTTGCCGAATCCCGATGGTCGAGCGAAGTTTAACAAAAGGACTCAGCGAGAGATGACACGATTTGGAATTATTGGAACCGGACGCATCACACGGCGTTTGGTAGCCGATTTGCAATCGACACCGTCGGTCTCTGTGACGGCGATCGCGAGTCGTCAACAAGAACGCGCCGATTGGTTTGCATCCCAGTACGGAATCGCAAATGCCGTCTGCGGATACGACGAATTGCTCCGCCGCGATGACGTCGATGCCGTTTATGTTTCGCTGCCACCGGCGCTGCATGCGACCTGGTGTGTCGCGGCGGCACGCGCAAAGAAGACCATTCTTTGTGAAAAACCACTCGCATGCAACGTTCAGCAAGCCGAGGAAATCGCGAACGCGTGCAAAGCGGAAGATGTACGATGGATTGACGCAACCGCCTATTTGCATCATCGCCGAACCCAGGAAATGCGCGCGATCGCACAGCGCGGTGATCTCGGGAAAATAGGTCATGTGTCTGCGTCTGTCTCCTTCTATCGACCATTCCAGGATGGAGAGCATCGTCTGGACAAACGACTCGGCGGCGGCTGTTTGCTTGACCTCGGATGGTACACGGTCAGTCTTGCCTGTTTGATGGCCGGAAGTGTGCCCGAGCGTGTCTTTGCGGATCATGCGGTGGTGGAAAATGATGTGCCGATCCGTACGTCTGCGACACTTTGGTTTCCTGGGCATGTGACGGCGACACTTTCATTTGGGTACGACACATCGACACGAAAATGGTTCGAAGTCGCCGGAAGCGATGCATCGCTCATCTGTGACGACTTCACTCGTCCGTGGGCGGACCGCCCCTCACGATTCTGGATTCACGATGCTAACGGTAGCGTGACCTCGAATGAGATTTCTGACCGCCAAGAAATTCGAATGATTGAAACCCTGGTCGGAAGTGAGTCGCTCGAAGAGTACAACCGACTCTCTTTGCTGACGCAACGCGTGCTTAGCCAACTCGATCGGTCGGCAAAACAGTCGACGCCGGTTAAGATGACCGAACCAACCGAACACAACCCCTCGTCACTTTCGGAGTCGACATGCGAGTAGTTGTTGCGATTATCCAGCCAACCAAGCTATCTAATGTGCGGGACGCCCTGCGTGAACTGGATGTCGAAGACATGACGATTTGCGACGCAATGGGCTACGGTCGTCAACGCGGGCAAAGCGCCCTTTTCCGAGGGAACGAATACAAGGTCGACCTGTTGCGGAAAGTCGTTGTCGAAATCATGGTCCACGAGGACCAACTCGAGCACGTGATCGATGCCATCACACGACAAGCGTTGACCGGTTCGGCAGGTCAAATCGGAGATGGAAAGATCTTTGTCTTACCCGTTGCTGACGTGATCGACATGGCTGACGAACATCCCGAATATGAACCGGGCTGGTAAACGCTTACCCACCAATGACTCCCACCGGCGTCCGGTCACGTCAGGCGTCTTGGCGTTTGCACACGTACTCCGTGGAGATCACTTTGACGAATCACTTCCGGTGGTCGCGGATTTCTTGAGCTTCACCAACTCCATTCGTTCGGGACGGTCTTTGTAGAAACGGTCCAACGGATAACACCCGCTGACCATCCCCTTCCGCGGGGCCGTGGTGCAGTCGCTGAAAGTTCGGCAGATTTTTTTGCGCTGTTGCGTTTTCCCTTCCAAGACATCCGCCGGTAGATCGGGATACGAAAGCACCATACGCCCCAACCCAACGGAATCGGCTAAGCCTTGACTAACGACAGCCTGTGCGACACCAGGTAAATAATCCTGCAAGTAGGTGTAACCGGAGCCGACGATGAACATCTCCGGGAATTGCTTTTTCAATTCGGCGGTCGCCATGATTTGTCGGTCGACACCGATCAACGGTTCTTCCGGTGGATCGTATCCGTCGCTCGGTGGGAAAAACGCCGGACGTTGTATGTGCGGGTTGTAATAGGGGCTTCCGGCGGTAGTACAAAGCAGCTTGATACCAAGTGACTGCATCAGATCAAGAAACTTTTTCGGTTCCTCCAAATCGATCCCGTCGGCCGCGGCGTTCGCGCCAAACACCAACCTTGGATCCCCCGCCTCCTCAGGCTCGCCGATATTGTCGATGCCTTTGTGAAATGGCAACACATCGAACATGCTTAACCGAACACCGATCTGCATGCCCGGTGCCTCCGATGCGATACCTTCAACGATCGCCCGCAAGAATCGGGTTCGATTTTCGAAGCTGCCACCGAAGGGGCCCGGACGATCGACGCCACTCAAAAGCTCGTGGCCCAGGTATCCGTGACAGTGTTTTACATCGACAAAATCGTAGCCGATATTTTGAGCCGTCTTTGCTGCCTTGATGAAATCGTCGATCAGCGACTTAAGCTCATCGTCGGTGATCAACCCCGCGTCCGAATCGATCTGCACCCGTTTATCAAGAACGGGATTGCGCTGCACCGCCCGGGGTTCCGGTGTCATTTTTTCGTTCGGCCGGGCATAGCGACCTGAATGGGTTAACTGAAGCCCGACGACAAGCCCGTCCGTCTCGCCAAACCGGTCCTGATGCGCCTCGGTCAATGATTCACGCAGGGCAGCAATATCACCGACAGTTTGCTCGGTCAAACACAACTGATTCGGATTGGCACGACCATCATGACGCACCGCTACCGCTTCTCCCCCCCACATCAACTTCGCACCGCTGATACCAAAGTTCTTCCACCGCCGGCGGGTCAGTTCGGTTGGTCGTCCGTCTTTGGTCCCATCCCAACCTTCCATCGGCAAGATGCAATAGCGGTTCCCGATCGTCAGTGGCCCCACTTTCGCGGATCGGGCCATGGGACTCTCCGATCCGCAGCGGACCACTTCCTCTCGCGGCATCCGCAACCCGAGTTCGGTTAACCGTTGGTCAAAGTCTTGAAAGGTTTTAAAACTTGCGATGCGTGGATAGTTCGCCATGAATGATCAACGTGACAAAAGGATGAGATCAAAAATTGGATGAAATAGGAGACAAGGGATCAGGTCATCGGATACAGGTCCAAGATCCGGTCGAGACGAACGATTCTTCACCGCAGACTGCGCGTCCGCTTCGGTCGCAATCTGAAGTCTGTAGGAGAGAGCGATACGATAAGACCGGGACGCAAACCTGTGATCCGAATGTGACAGCGTCACGAGTTGGCGTAGATCGGTGGGAAACGTTCTGGTTTGAACATTCCATGTCACCTAACTGTGACTTTTCTGTTGCACTCGCTCACACAACGAGCGGAGTCGCATGCACACCGATCAATCGCTGCAAGTCCTCCCGAATCTGTGACAGAACATCCAAGTCCGATGAAGGTCGTTCGGGGGATCCCGGGTATGTCAAGCTGGTTTTGATCTGCTCACGCAACTTGAGGAACATCGCGGCGTTGTGCTTGTACGCGGGAACGGGGCGACGGAATGCAAACGTCCCCAGATACTGCAGGAGATCATTAAGTTCATAAAATCGTGAGTCGCCCTGTAGCCACAATTCATCACGAATCGCGAAAGCATCCGGGGCAAACGTGCTCAAACCGAGCAGGTAGTCGCTTCCGTACATCACCATATCGATCGCCAAGTCATTGCCCGTCAGAACCTTAAAGCTCGGACGGACACGATCGCGTAGATTCAAACGCTGCCATTCCAACTCACGACTGAGCGAAGAATGCTTTGCCCCCAAGCATTTTTCGATTCCCATTAAGGCTTCGTAGACGTCAAGCGAATAGATCTGGCCAAAAGGTGCAAACATTTGGCCTAGTTCAAAGGCATAGAAGCTATCGCAGTCGCTGGCGATGGCTTCGTAAGCCTGGATGATTTGGTCGTCGCTTTGGTGCGCCAGTCCGTACGACTGGAAGATGATCGGGGTTCCACCGAATGATTGGATCTGCTCCATCGATGCGGCATACGATGATCGATCAAAGTCGGCCCCTGCTT from Roseiconus lacunae includes:
- a CDS encoding dihydrodipicolinate synthase family protein — protein: MSAILLPLTEGTSVDWEGFDAHVVRTFDANLVPAINMDTGYGNLIDAGTRIETLRRTQSLANGRDFVAGAFVGDQAGADFDRSSYAASMEQIQSFGGTPIIFQSYGLAHQSDDQIIQAYEAIASDCDSFYAFELGQMFAPFGQIYSLDVYEALMGIEKCLGAKHSSLSRELEWQRLNLRDRVRPSFKVLTGNDLAIDMVMYGSDYLLGLSTFAPDAFAIRDELWLQGDSRFYELNDLLQYLGTFAFRRPVPAYKHNAAMFLKLREQIKTSLTYPGSPERPSSDLDVLSQIREDLQRLIGVHATPLVV
- a CDS encoding Gfo/Idh/MocA family protein, giving the protein MTRFGIIGTGRITRRLVADLQSTPSVSVTAIASRQQERADWFASQYGIANAVCGYDELLRRDDVDAVYVSLPPALHATWCVAAARAKKTILCEKPLACNVQQAEEIANACKAEDVRWIDATAYLHHRRTQEMRAIAQRGDLGKIGHVSASVSFYRPFQDGEHRLDKRLGGGCLLDLGWYTVSLACLMAGSVPERVFADHAVVENDVPIRTSATLWFPGHVTATLSFGYDTSTRKWFEVAGSDASLICDDFTRPWADRPSRFWIHDANGSVTSNEISDRQEIRMIETLVGSESLEEYNRLSLLTQRVLSQLDRSAKQSTPVKMTEPTEHNPSSLSESTCE
- a CDS encoding P-II family nitrogen regulator; translation: MRVVVAIIQPTKLSNVRDALRELDVEDMTICDAMGYGRQRGQSALFRGNEYKVDLLRKVVVEIMVHEDQLEHVIDAITRQALTGSAGQIGDGKIFVLPVADVIDMADEHPEYEPGW
- a CDS encoding oxidoreductase, giving the protein MANYPRIASFKTFQDFDQRLTELGLRMPREEVVRCGSESPMARSAKVGPLTIGNRYCILPMEGWDGTKDGRPTELTRRRWKNFGISGAKLMWGGEAVAVRHDGRANPNQLCLTEQTVGDIAALRESLTEAHQDRFGETDGLVVGLQLTHSGRYARPNEKMTPEPRAVQRNPVLDKRVQIDSDAGLITDDELKSLIDDFIKAAKTAQNIGYDFVDVKHCHGYLGHELLSGVDRPGPFGGSFENRTRFLRAIVEGIASEAPGMQIGVRLSMFDVLPFHKGIDNIGEPEEAGDPRLVFGANAAADGIDLEEPKKFLDLMQSLGIKLLCTTAGSPYYNPHIQRPAFFPPSDGYDPPEEPLIGVDRQIMATAELKKQFPEMFIVGSGYTYLQDYLPGVAQAVVSQGLADSVGLGRMVLSYPDLPADVLEGKTQQRKKICRTFSDCTTAPRKGMVSGCYPLDRFYKDRPERMELVKLKKSATTGSDSSK
- a CDS encoding AAA family ATPase; the protein is MESVMLGKSEAIRSIVLTLLAGEHLLLEDVPGVGKTLAAKALAGSIDTEFNRIQFTPDLLPSDITGSSIYRSDDQKFQFTPGPIFANVVLADEINRAPPRTQSALLEAMSDGQVSVDGKTYVLPQPFIVVATQNPYEFEGTYILPESQMDRFLMRTSVGYPEPEHERRVLQSHRDGEPVDSIHSVVTADDVLKAQSAVRQVRFDESLQDYLLKIVVATRTSADFRLGVSTRAALSFYRGCQARAVTEQRDFVIPDDIKALAVSTLSHRVQLDDFATQSSRLVVEEMITQLLETIPVPV